The following is a genomic window from Sutcliffiella horikoshii.
TTTATATTCTTTAAAATAGGAGAAGTGTGCATTTACAATTGTTAGGGGTTAAGTTATGAATAAGACTAAGATCAATCAATTGATTCCGGGAATATTACTTGTCCTAATTATTTCGGTAGCAGCCAAACTATTAGGGGGATTTTTCCCATCAATCGGTGGCGTACTATTCGCCTTACTAATCGGGATCATAATCCGGAACAGTTTCGAACTTAATGAAAAATATAATCTAGGAATAGCAGTGGTTGTGAAAAAGTGGCTTAAGATGGCGATTATCCTTTTAGGTGCCACTTTAAGTTTTGGAAATATCCTTGATATTGGGGCTCAATCCATTTTCGTAATTCTTTTAGTGGTTACAGGAGGGATAACAGTCACATTATTGGTGGGTAAACTGATGAAAATTGATAAAATGTTATCCTTATTGATTGGTGTTGGGACCAGTATTTGTGGTGCCACAGCCATTTCTGTTGTAAAAGGTGTTGTGCAAGCAAAGGAAGCGATCGTGGCTTATGCCATTTCTACCATCTTCTTCTTTAATATCTTGGCAACGTTCCTTTATCCTGTACTTGGTCAGTGGCTTCAGTTATCCGTTACTCAAATGGGGATTTGGGCAGGTACATCAATTCATGATACTTCATCTGTAGTGGCGGTAGGATACTTGCTTGGAGATGAGGTAGGGGAAGTTGCTACAACAGTCAAACTTGTTCGTACTCTGTTTATCTTGCCTCTTGTACTTGCCATTTCATTTATTATGGTTCGCAGAAATGACAGTACACAAAGTTTGAAAGGGGCCTTTCCGGTTTTTATCTTGGGCTTTTTATTCATGAGCGGAATGTATTCAACCGGTATCATCTCAGAAGCAATCAGCGGGTATATGGGGTCTATCGCCAAATTTCTGATTGTCATGGTCATGGCAGGCGTCGGTCTTCAGGTTAGATGGAAGAGTATTCGCATTTTAGGAATGAAGCCTTTTATAGCTGGTTTTATTGCTTCTGTGTTTGTGGGAGTAACCAGTCTATTGTTCATCCTATATATTTTGTAACCTCTATTATGAAATGGCATCCTTTTTATCTAATAAATCTGCGGTCTGTTCCAACAGTTTAGTTCTTAATGAAGCCAGATAGAACGGAGAAAGCATGGATGTTATATCCTGCCAGGACTCAAGTGATGGACGGAAAACAATCAGTTTAGATACATGCAATGTTTTTTTTCCTAAAAAAAGTCTATATCTTCGGCTATCTTCTGGCTCTGTTTCATCTAAAAATTCAATAATGATGCTGTCATCTAATTCAATGATGGGATGGACAACGGCAAAGGCTTGCACGACAATCACCTTTTCCTTTTTTAGTGTCCATCCTTTCCATTATTCAACCCTGTTATACATGCTGTAACTCTTAGTGACCACTAGATTTATGCAAACCTTTTAGAGAAGATAGCACGTTTTGAAATGGTTGTGTTGTTTTACTTGCTTCGAACTCTTGAAAAGGATCACCAAGTTTCTTTAACCTTTCCTGAACCGTGAATAGTGTAAATTCTTCTGGCCGTAAATCTTCTTTAACTTCCTTCCAATACAATGGTGTGGCGACTGTTGGGACATCATTCCCTCTTAATGAATAAGGAGCAATAATTGTTTTGCCTTCTGCGTGCTGCACATAATCCACATACACTCTATTTCCTCTATGTTTTTTTAGCCGTTCCACTGTAAAGAGAGCAGGCTCTTTTGACACTAAATAATGTGCAATGAACTCAGTGAATTGCCTAGTTTCCTGATAAGTAAATTGTCCTTCCGGTAAAGGGATATATACTTGAAGCCCTTTTCTTCCCGACGTTTTAATGAAAGAGTGAAGTCCAAGTTGATCGAAAACGTCCTTCATCATCAAGGCACCTGTTATTGCGATGGAAAAGTCCTCTTTGGTAGGAGGATCAAGATCAAAAACAATTTCACTCGGCTCAGTTGTAAGAACCGTTTGAAATGGGACGTGAAATTCCAATGCAAGCTGATTGCCAAGCCAAATTAAGGTTTCCATATTGTTGCATAAAATAAAGTTAATATCTTGCTCAACATGAGTCTCTACAAATGAAGGGGCATAATCAGGACAATTCTTTTGATAAAAACTTTCCCCAGACATACCATGTGGAAAACGGATGACTGTGATCGCTCTGTTTTTTAAAAAAGGAAGCAAATAAGGAGAGCTATAAGAAAGAAAATCGACAAAGGCCTGTTTTGTCACCAATGGTTCTTCCCAAAGCGGTTTGTCCGGGTTGGTGATGGAAACAGAAGCAGGGAGGGCTGGTTTTGATAAGTTATCCGCAGTACATTCCTTTACATCGACATCAAAGCGAAAACGCTTAAATTCTGGGTGTCTAAGCTGATTTTGATATATTTCTAAATAAAATATCTCTACGCAGATCCCTGGCTTTACATAAACAAATTTCTCATCCTCTCTGTAACTGTTTTGTTTGATGACTCCAATTAATGCAGATCTCTCTTCAGATGTTAGCCCATGTGAAAACAGACCAAGGTCCTCCACTGATCTATCTTTGAATACACCTATATGAAAATAACCATTATCCTTTTGATAAGCAGTGATAAAACATGTTACCGTTTGATAGTTTTTTACTTTAATCCAATCTGTTATACGCTTGCCTTTGCTGTATGTACTGTTGATTTTTTTTGCAATTAATCCTTCGCCATGCTCCTGTTTGATTTGGGCCCACAATTCCTCAGAGTCGGTGGAAAAAGGAACGTATTGAAGTCTTGAACTGTTTTTTACAACAGGTGAAAGTGGTAAGCCACTTTGTTCAAAAAGCCGTAAAAGTCTTTTCTTTCGATCTGAAAATTTTGCTGACAGCAAAGCTTCTCCTTTAAGTTCCAGTAAATCAAAGGCTAAAAGTGTGGCGGTGTGCTCTTTGGATAGCGTGTTGATTTTTTCTTTCGTTTTCGTTCTTCCCCGTTTTTGTATCATCTGAAAATTTCCTTTTAGCGGAGAAGTTAAAACAACAAGTTCACAGTCTATTGTTACAGGAAGCATTTGTTTCCAAGCCTTGTTAAGGGTTAATTCGCTTAAGAAACGGACAATTTCGGGGAAGGAGGTGGAAAGTTCCGTTCCGCCTCTGCTTTGGAGACTAATGTGGTTGGTGTTTAAGGAGGCAATGCATCGAAAGCCATCATACTTGACCTCATATACCCAATCATTCCCTTGAGGGGCATTTCGGTGAAGTGTGGGAAGCATTGGTTTGATCATGATAATAACTCCTTTCATATCGATCATTCGTTAGTCAGAAGAAAACATCTAACTTATCAGCTAGATGCTTTCTTTTTTCTGGTTGTCCGTTTTTTTGGCTTGGTACTGGATGTTTTCTTTTCAGAAGCGTCCGCCTTGGCCTCGGTCTTTTTCTTAGCGGTTTTGCCACCCTGGTCTTTGGTTCGTTCGATACTTGCTTGTAATGCGCTCATTAAGTCCACGACATTCGACTTATCTGAATCAGTAGGAGTCGTGGTTCCTTCTTCTTTATTAATTTTTTCTTGTACCAGTCTGAGCACGGCTTCCCTGTAATCATCATGGTATTTTTCCGGATCAAATTCTGTAGTCAATTGATCAATTAAGGTAATGGCTGTATCCAGCTCTTTTTTATCTACTTCTTTTCGTTCTGGTACGCTTGGTACATCCCCAACATTACGGACCTCGTCGGGATAATGCACCGTTTCCATCACAAGGCAATCCTTATAAACACGGACTATGGCAAGTTGCTGCTTGGAACGAATAGTAATTTCAGCAACCCCAATTTTCTTGGAATCCTCCAATGCTTCCCGTAACAAAGAGTAAGCCTTGCTGCCATTCTCCCCAGGTCCTAAAAAGTAGGAGCGGTTGAAATAGATGGGGTCGATATCTTCGAGCTTTACAAAATCAATGATTTTTACACTTTTGTCTTCATGTTCTTCTTTTAATTGTTTTAGCTCTTCATCAGATAAAATGACATATTTTCCTTTTACATACTCATAGCCTTTTACTAAGTCATCTTGTTCCACTTCTTTTTCACAGTTTGGACAGACTTTCTCGTATTTAATAGGACTGTGGCACTCCTTGTGCAACGTTCTTAGTTTTATGTCTTTGTCTTCGGTGGCCGAATACATCTTTATCGGAATATTGACCAATCCGAAGCTGATGGAACCTTTCCACATTGTGTGCATGCTATATCACCTAAATTATCTTAAAATTTTGACAAAAGCACTATTCAGGTGCTCAGATGTAGTTTATCCTTATTGTAAAGGATAAGTATGATAAATATTGGAAGGGGTGTCTTTGCGTGAAGGGATATTTCTTTACTGGATTTCCGGGATTCATTTGCCAAGAGCTGGTGCGTGAATTGTTACTAACGAAAAAGAACGTCACAAATGTATTTTTATTAGTGCTTCCGACTCAAAAAAGCGTTTCTGTACCCATCATCCAAACCTATCACCAACAATTTCCGCATACAACGTTCCACCTTATTGAAGGGGATATCACACAACCAAATTTAAACATGAGTAGTGAAGACCAAAAGCTTGTAAAAAAAGAAACAAACTATGTGTATCATCTTGCCGCGATCTATGATCTAGCGGTGAAAAAAGAGATTGCCTATCAAGTGAATGTCAACGGAACAAAGCAAGTGGTGGAGTGGTTAAAGAAGCTCCCGAATCTCGAGCGGTTTATCTATTTCAGTACTGCTTATGTGGCAGGAAAAAGGGAAGGAAAGCTTCTGGAAACGGAATTGATACATGAGGCCTCATTTAAAAATTATTATGAGGAAACAAAATATTTGGCAGAAATAATAGTGGACAGGGAAAAAGACCATTTACCAATAACGATCATTCGTCCTGGAATTGTAAAAGGACACAGTCAAACAGGAGAAACAAGCAAATTTGATGGTCCATATCTTATGTTGAATTTTCTTCATTCTCTTCGGTTTTTACCATTAATCCCACATTTGGGCAAAGGGGAAGCAGAATTCAACGTTGTTCCAATTGATTATATTGTAAAAAGTACATGCTATCTGACCCATTCAGATCGCGCGCTAGGTAAGACTCTTCATTTGACCAACCCTGAGCCGATTACAATTAGAGAAGCATATACAGTTCTCATGGAAAAGTTTCTTAAAAAGGCGCCAACTGGATCTATTCCTCTCCCATTGGCAAAAACATTCCTTCGTGTTCCAACTGCGAGAAAGTGGCTGAAAGTGGAACGAGAGGCACTGGATTATTTCACATGGAAAGGCAGCTTTGATTGCAGGGAAGCAAGAAGAATCCTTGGTGACGCAGATATAAACTGTCCGTCTTTCCATATAACCGCTGATATGATGGTAAAGTACTATAACGAACATAAATACGATCAGATGAAACACATTCATATATCGTAAGCTTTGAAGAAAGTATAAATACGGTTGATTTCCGTTCCAGGCGCTTCGCTTGCCTGCGGGCGGTCCGTGAGCCTCCTCGGCTTGCGCCTGTGGGGTCTCACCTGTCCCTTCCTCCCGCGGGCGTCTACGCGCCTTCCACTACAATCAACAAAGTTACTTCATTCACCATATTTAAAATGCTATCTAACCGACTTACTGAAAAATCAATATCGTTCCTTTTACGTAATTTATAGCTGTGAATTGGAGCAAATGGCGAAGACTCCTACGGGGGAGTAGCGGCAATGTTGAGACCCCGCAGCGAAGCGAGGAGGCTCAAGGTCGCCCCGTGGAAAGCGCAGCCATTTGCGGAAAGGAACAGCGAAGTTTAACCAAATTCAAAAAGGACCAAGCGGTTATGCCTGGTTCTTTTTATATGCAATCATACCGAAACGAAAGAACTAATGGAAAATAAATTGTAGGTAATTCGAAGTATTCTAAAATTATTTTTTGTCTCTCCCCCGAAAAGATTGAAACATTCACGTAACATTTAAGTGACTAGTCAATGATAATTGGCCAAGGCAATAAAGGAGGACATGGAATAACGCTAGAAAAACGACGAAATGGACATATAAACCAACTATTTTTTGAAAGAAAATAACCTCTGAATTTTCGGGCAATGGAATAATGTTACTTATATTAACTTATTATTACAATCAGATCAGGCTTAACAGGTTTTTACATTGACATTTTATAGATAAAAGTACACCTTTATATATAGACAGGTGACTTTTTCTATAGATGAAAAAGCCTCCTTCTTAATACATGCTTATGAACTCATTTATTTATATAATATGTTAAAAGATAAGCAGGAGGAGAGGTGAAGCCGGTGCTGAGCCTACTTTTTAAATTCGGCAAACGACGCACAAAGACTCTTGAAGATGAAGTGCTGGAAATACAAGCTGGCAATATTCAACTACAAAACAATCTGATTAATAAATATAAACCTTTTATCGCTAAAGCAGTGTCATCCGTGTGTAAAAGGTATATAAGTGAAACGGATGACGAATTCAGTATCGGGTTGATCGCCTTTAATGAAGCGATAGAGAAATATTCCAAAGACAAGGGCAGCTCCTTGATTTCTTTTGCAGACCTGATCATTAAGCGCAGAGTTATCGACTATATAAGAAAAGAGAGCAAAAACTCTACCGTTACGATGTCTGAACAGGAAGTTGATCAAGACGATTATGCTTCTAACAAAATAGAAGCTACTTTATCTGTGGAAGAATTCAATAAACAGATTGATCAAGAGCATCGAAGAGAAGAGATCAAGTACTATCAAACGGTTTTAAATGAGTTTGGACTTAGCTTTGCAGATCTTTTGGAATGCTCACCTAAGCACGCTGATGCAAGACAGAATGCCATAGAGGTTGCACATACTCTCGTACAAAACCAAGACCTGAAAAATCATCTGTTCGAAAAGAAAATGCTGCCAATGAAACAGTTGGAAGGCTTGGTGGATGTGAGTAGAAAAACAATAGAACGCAACCGGAAATACATTATTGCCGTTTCCATTATATTATCGGGGGATTATATATATTTGAAAGATTATTTAAAAGGGGCGATTACGAGTGAAAAAAGGGATTGTGCTCGAAGTTCATGATGAACATGTCACCATTCTGACCCCTGAGGGTGAGTTTTTGAAATCGAGAAAACAAAAGGGGCAAGTGGTTTTAGGGGAGGAGATCGTTTTTTTTCCTTTGCATAGGGCAGAGACCGCAAAAAAAGGGAAATTAGCTTCTGCTTTACGCGGGAAGTGGGCCATTATCAGTGTAATGACTGCTATCATTTTGGCTTTGACTCTGTATCCTAGATATGCAAGTAACCAAGTGTATGCGTACGTCTCCGTTGACGTCAATCCTAGTATTGAACTGGGCATAAACAAAGATATGAAGGTTATCTCAATGGATGCTTACAATAAAGAAGGCGAAGATATCCTTAAGCAATTGGAAAATTGGGAGAATCAGGATATCACAAGCGTGTCGTCAAATATATTTGATATTTTCCGTCAAAAGGGATTTCTTACTGAAAATAGCGAAGTGCTGATAGCTTCGGTATTATCTAATGACACTAATTCTGGATGGAAAACGTTGATGCAGAATAAAATAACGACCATCTCAGAAAAAGTCCAACAGGATAAGGTCAGTATTACAACATTGGAAACCACCATTGAAGAGCGTTCGGATGCTTTAAAAGAAGGGATTTCCCCTGGGAAATACATTCAAAAAGAACAAAAAACTGAATTGGTTGACAGTGAAGATACGTCCAAGTCAGAACCTGCACCCACTATGCCTTTAAACCAAAAGCCACTTGAAATAAAGCATACCAATGCAAATGAAGAGAAAAGTGGTCCGCCAAGTTTTGTAGTAATAAAGAAGAGCGAGAAAGAAGCGGAAAAAAATGAGCGTAAGGAATGGCAAGAACAGCAAAAAATAGATAAAAAAGAACAACAAGAGGTTTGGAAGCAAGAAAAGAAAGAATGGAAAAAAGAGAGAGAAGAACAGCGGGAAGATAGGAAACAAAAGGGGAAAGAACATAGGGAAGATAAGAAACAGCAAAAAGAAGAAAACCGAGTGGATTGGAAACAAGATAACAGGGGAAACAAGGGGAATGACAACGGAAATAATAGATCGGACAAAGAAAAGAAGGGACCTCCTTCTCATGCCAAGCCAAATACTAAACATGATCAAAATGATTCAAACAAAGGGAAAAAGAATCATGATGAAAAAAGAGGGAACGAAAGGTAACTTTTGTTGTCATAAATAACATACATCCAGAGCCTACATAATAAGAGGAACCCAGAGTATTTTACTCTGGGTTCTATCCATTCATATTAAATTATTTACCATTCATCTGAGATTGTGCTTGAGCTACTAGGCGTTTAGTGATTTCTCCACCAACAGAACCATTGGAGCGTGCAGCAGTGTCAGAACCAAGAGATACACCAAATTCTTGTGCAATTTCGTATTTGATTTGGTCAAGAGCTTGCTCGATTCCAGGTACGAGTAATTTATTGCTACGTGCCATTCTAATCACTCCTTTATGTGTTCAGCTTTTCATTTGAAAGCTGTAAAGTTAGTATGAGATATTCTTTCTAATCAATACTGGAAAGTATTAGACAAATACTGTAATATAAGTGATATTCCTTTGAAAAGTGAAAGAGTGAAAGGGCAATTATGATAAAATTTAAAAATACTATTACCAAGAAAATACATAGTCTTTCTCCAGCGCAGCTCATAGTCAGCTTTTATTTTATTGCTGTACTTATTGCAGTAACTCTTCTTAGTCTTCCTGTAGCAAGATATGATGGAGTTGATTGGAGCTTCATCAATGCTCTATTTACGGCAGTCAGTGCCGTTAGTGTTACTGGCTTGACTGTACTAAATACAGTGGAGACTTTTACAGTACCAGGGATCTTTATCTTGGCATTTGTCCTGCAATTTGGCGGGGTAGGAGTTATGGCGGTAGGAACTTTTATCTGGCTTCTTTTAGGGCGAAAAATTGGTCTTAAAGAGAGAAGGCTGATGATGATTGATCAAAACCAGTCCAATCTCTCCGGAATTGTGAAGCTGATAAAGCAAATTCTAGTTTTGATTCTCTCTATTGAGTTGCTGGGTGCACTTATTTTAGGAACTTATTTCTTGTCCTATTATGATACCTGGCAGGAAGCTTTTTTTCATGGTTTTTTTGCCTCAGTGAGTGCGACCACCAATGGTGGATTTGACATTACCGGTCAATCACTCATCCCATTTGCCAATGATTATTTTGTGCAATTCATTGTGATGATATTGATTACTGCTGGTGCTATCGGATTTCCTGTTTTAGTGGAAGTGAAAGAATTTATCGTCAACAAAAATGGAAGATTTCGCTTTTCTTTATTTACCAAAATTACAAGTATCACGTTTGCTTGTTTGATCACGTTAGGTGCACTGGCTATTATTATATTGGAATCTAACGCTTACTTCAAAGGGATGAGTTGGCATGAATCCTTGTTTTATGCGCTATTTCAGTCCGTAACTACAAGAAGTGGCGGGCTTGCTACAATGGATGTCAGTGAATTCGGCATTTCTACGCTTCTGGTCATGTGTGGTCTCATGTTCATCGGTGCATCACCAAGTTCTGTTGGCGGTGGTATCAGAACGACGACATTCGCCTTGAATATTTTGTTCTTATTTCATTTCGCACGAGGGCATAAAAATATTAAAATTTTTGGAAGAGAAATACACGAGGAAGATATTATTAAGTCGCTGGTTGTTCTTCTTCTTGCTATACTCATTTGCTCCTCTGCAGTGATTATACTAAGCGTCACGGAAGAATTTGCTCTTATACAAATCTTATTTGAAGTCTGTTCTGCTTTCGGAACAACGGGGCTTTCTATGGGGATTACACCTGATTTATCTTCAATAGGAAAGTTTATAATAATTTGTTTGATGTTCATCGGACGTGTGGGACTGTTGACTTTCCTGTTCATCCTTGAAAGTAAACAAAAACCACCGAACTACCGTTATCCGGTGGAAAGAGTCATTATTGGATGATGGATATATTATTTGTTGGAGAGGCCACAAAGTGGTCTCTTTTTTAGTACTAAAGCTTATGGTTATCGAAATTTTTTTTAAAAAAACTATTGCAATCGCTTTCAGAAACGTGTTATTCTTCTATTAACAAATTATCCGAAACGTTTTGGGAGGAAAACCATGACGACTATAAAAGATATAGCAAGAGTGGCTGGTGTTTCTGTCACAACGGTTTCCAGAGCTTTAAATGGTTATAGTGATGTGAATAAAAAGACACGACAAAGAATTGAAGAAGTAGCCAAGGAATTAAACTACAGTCCGAATACGGTAGCCAGAAGTCTTGTGATGAAGAAGTCCAAAACAATTGGGCTCCTTGTTTCTGATATGAACAGAGAAGGGGTCAAGGATAATTTCACCTTTGAGGTTCTTTGTGGCATTAACGAAGCTTCTGCCAACTCGGATTATGACCTTGTGCTTTTTAGTACTACATCATCGAAACAAAGCCAGAAGACATATACGCAGCTTTGTAGAGAAAGAAGAGTAGATGGCGTGATATTACAGGGGATTAAAACAGATGATCCTTATTTGCAAGAGGTTGTCGAAAGTGACATACCTTGTGTACTGGTGGATATCCCGCAGGAATCAGAAACTGTAGGCTATGTTACTACTGACAACGTAGAAGGTGCAAAAAAAGCGGTGGCCCATTTGATTGATCGTGGGCATAAGAATATCGCGATGATAAACGGACATGAAAAGGCGGATGTAAGTATTCGACGATTGCAAGGGTATATGGAAGTGCTAAATAATGAAAATCTGACATATAGACCAGAATGGATTAAAAATGGAGATTTCAAAGAGAAAGCGGCAGAAGAAGTTGCAGTGGAACTTTTGACGGAACACCCTGAAATTACAGCAGTTTTTTGCGCCAGTGATTTGATGGGGCTAGGTGTACTGAAGGCAGTAAACAAAATTGGCAAGAAAGTGCCGGACGATATAGCGGTGATCGGCTATGACGATATTATGCTGGCCTCCTATTCCAACCCAAGTTTATCAACTATACGTCAAGATAAGTTTAAATTAGGATTTGAAGCGGCAGTCCTACTTATAGATATGCTGGAGGGAAAAGAAAAGTCTCATGCAAGGATTATTGATACAGAGCTCATCATAAGAGATTCGACAAAATAAGGCACTGAGAGTGCTTTTTTACAAAGAAAATCCGAAACGTTTTGGAATAGTAGGGCGTTTTTATTTTTAATCGAGAACCAAAACGTTTCGGATGAACACAAGCACCTAGGAGGTAAGACAATGGATTATAGAGTGATTAAAGAAAATGACTTATTTTTACTAACTGACACGAACGGAAATATTCCCGAGCAGCATCCATATGGATTGGGATTGTATACAAAGGATACCCGTTTTTTGAGCAAACTGGACTTGAAAATAAATGACGAAGAACCAATTCTGCTACATTCAGATGCTGCAGAAAACTATATGGCGACGATACTTATGACAAATCCTCATATGGAGAGGGACGGCGAACTTATTTTATGGAGAGAGTCTGTCGAGATTAAACGGACCCGTTTTATCTATGATGATGTATTCTATGAGTCGCTTACTGTGAAAAACTATTATCCTAAAAGTGTAGATTTTGATTTAAGTGTTCATATGGATGTGGACTTTGCTGATATGTTCATTGTACGAGGCTTCCAAAATGGTGAAATAGGAAAAAGAACAGGGCAAACAGTTGATGGGGAGTCTTTAACTTTCCATTATGAAGGGGCGGACGATTTATTAAGACGAACATACATTGAGTGGGACAAGGAAACGACCTCTGTAGATGGAGAAAAAGGGGAGGTTCACTTTCAATTCAAGTTGAATCATGATGAAGAACAAACAGTCACTTTCAAAATACAGCCCCAGCATGGAGAGGAAAAGGCTGATAATATTCTATCGGCTTCTGTCGCTTTGGAAAAATTGAAAGAATCCTATAATGGCTGGAATACCAATGTTACAAAGGTGAAAACGGATTGCCTTCCACTACAGCGCCTTGTAGATAGAGGACTCGGGGATTTGAGAGTTTTATTGACAGACCTTGGATATGGAAAATTTCCTGTTGCTGGCCTACCGTGGTTTGGGGTTCCTTTTGGAAGGGACAGTCTTATCGCAGCTCTCCAGATGCTAGCGTTCCAACCAGAAGTGGCAAAAGGTACTCTCTATACGATGGCAAGTAAACAAGGTACAAAAGTAGATCCTTGGCGGGATGAACAACCAGGAAAAATTATGCATGAGATTCGTTACGGGGAGCTTGCAAATACCGAACAGATTCCATTTACTCCTTATTACGGAACGATTGACGCAACACCATTATTCTTAATACTACTGACAGAGTACGTTAAATGGACAGGGGACCTTA
Proteins encoded in this region:
- a CDS encoding YeiH family protein, which translates into the protein MNKTKINQLIPGILLVLIISVAAKLLGGFFPSIGGVLFALLIGIIIRNSFELNEKYNLGIAVVVKKWLKMAIILLGATLSFGNILDIGAQSIFVILLVVTGGITVTLLVGKLMKIDKMLSLLIGVGTSICGATAISVVKGVVQAKEAIVAYAISTIFFFNILATFLYPVLGQWLQLSVTQMGIWAGTSIHDTSSVVAVGYLLGDEVGEVATTVKLVRTLFILPLVLAISFIMVRRNDSTQSLKGAFPVFILGFLFMSGMYSTGIISEAISGYMGSIAKFLIVMVMAGVGLQVRWKSIRILGMKPFIAGFIASVFVGVTSLLFILYIL
- a CDS encoding LacI family DNA-binding transcriptional regulator, which gives rise to MTTIKDIARVAGVSVTTVSRALNGYSDVNKKTRQRIEEVAKELNYSPNTVARSLVMKKSKTIGLLVSDMNREGVKDNFTFEVLCGINEASANSDYDLVLFSTTSSKQSQKTYTQLCRERRVDGVILQGIKTDDPYLQEVVESDIPCVLVDIPQESETVGYVTTDNVEGAKKAVAHLIDRGHKNIAMINGHEKADVSIRRLQGYMEVLNNENLTYRPEWIKNGDFKEKAAEEVAVELLTEHPEITAVFCASDLMGLGVLKAVNKIGKKVPDDIAVIGYDDIMLASYSNPSLSTIRQDKFKLGFEAAVLLIDMLEGKEKSHARIIDTELIIRDSTK
- the ku gene encoding non-homologous end joining protein Ku → MHTMWKGSISFGLVNIPIKMYSATEDKDIKLRTLHKECHSPIKYEKVCPNCEKEVEQDDLVKGYEYVKGKYVILSDEELKQLKEEHEDKSVKIIDFVKLEDIDPIYFNRSYFLGPGENGSKAYSLLREALEDSKKIGVAEITIRSKQQLAIVRVYKDCLVMETVHYPDEVRNVGDVPSVPERKEVDKKELDTAITLIDQLTTEFDPEKYHDDYREAVLRLVQEKINKEEGTTTPTDSDKSNVVDLMSALQASIERTKDQGGKTAKKKTEAKADASEKKTSSTKPKKRTTRKKKASS
- a CDS encoding anti-sigma factor domain-containing protein; translated protein: MKKGIVLEVHDEHVTILTPEGEFLKSRKQKGQVVLGEEIVFFPLHRAETAKKGKLASALRGKWAIISVMTAIILALTLYPRYASNQVYAYVSVDVNPSIELGINKDMKVISMDAYNKEGEDILKQLENWENQDITSVSSNIFDIFRQKGFLTENSEVLIASVLSNDTNSGWKTLMQNKITTISEKVQQDKVSITTLETTIEERSDALKEGISPGKYIQKEQKTELVDSEDTSKSEPAPTMPLNQKPLEIKHTNANEEKSGPPSFVVIKKSEKEAEKNERKEWQEQQKIDKKEQQEVWKQEKKEWKKEREEQREDRKQKGKEHREDKKQQKEENRVDWKQDNRGNKGNDNGNNRSDKEKKGPPSHAKPNTKHDQNDSNKGKKNHDEKRGNER
- the sigI gene encoding RNA polymerase sigma factor SigI, producing MKPVLSLLFKFGKRRTKTLEDEVLEIQAGNIQLQNNLINKYKPFIAKAVSSVCKRYISETDDEFSIGLIAFNEAIEKYSKDKGSSLISFADLIIKRRVIDYIRKESKNSTVTMSEQEVDQDDYASNKIEATLSVEEFNKQIDQEHRREEIKYYQTVLNEFGLSFADLLECSPKHADARQNAIEVAHTLVQNQDLKNHLFEKKMLPMKQLEGLVDVSRKTIERNRKYIIAVSIILSGDYIYLKDYLKGAITSEKRDCARSS
- a CDS encoding TrkH family potassium uptake protein → MIKFKNTITKKIHSLSPAQLIVSFYFIAVLIAVTLLSLPVARYDGVDWSFINALFTAVSAVSVTGLTVLNTVETFTVPGIFILAFVLQFGGVGVMAVGTFIWLLLGRKIGLKERRLMMIDQNQSNLSGIVKLIKQILVLILSIELLGALILGTYFLSYYDTWQEAFFHGFFASVSATTNGGFDITGQSLIPFANDYFVQFIVMILITAGAIGFPVLVEVKEFIVNKNGRFRFSLFTKITSITFACLITLGALAIIILESNAYFKGMSWHESLFYALFQSVTTRSGGLATMDVSEFGISTLLVMCGLMFIGASPSSVGGGIRTTTFALNILFLFHFARGHKNIKIFGREIHEEDIIKSLVVLLLAILICSSAVIILSVTEEFALIQILFEVCSAFGTTGLSMGITPDLSSIGKFIIICLMFIGRVGLLTFLFILESKQKPPNYRYPVERVIIG
- a CDS encoding DNA ligase D → MIKPMLPTLHRNAPQGNDWVYEVKYDGFRCIASLNTNHISLQSRGGTELSTSFPEIVRFLSELTLNKAWKQMLPVTIDCELVVLTSPLKGNFQMIQKRGRTKTKEKINTLSKEHTATLLAFDLLELKGEALLSAKFSDRKKRLLRLFEQSGLPLSPVVKNSSRLQYVPFSTDSEELWAQIKQEHGEGLIAKKINSTYSKGKRITDWIKVKNYQTVTCFITAYQKDNGYFHIGVFKDRSVEDLGLFSHGLTSEERSALIGVIKQNSYREDEKFVYVKPGICVEIFYLEIYQNQLRHPEFKRFRFDVDVKECTADNLSKPALPASVSITNPDKPLWEEPLVTKQAFVDFLSYSSPYLLPFLKNRAITVIRFPHGMSGESFYQKNCPDYAPSFVETHVEQDINFILCNNMETLIWLGNQLALEFHVPFQTVLTTEPSEIVFDLDPPTKEDFSIAITGALMMKDVFDQLGLHSFIKTSGRKGLQVYIPLPEGQFTYQETRQFTEFIAHYLVSKEPALFTVERLKKHRGNRVYVDYVQHAEGKTIIAPYSLRGNDVPTVATPLYWKEVKEDLRPEEFTLFTVQERLKKLGDPFQEFEASKTTQPFQNVLSSLKGLHKSSGH
- a CDS encoding SDR family oxidoreductase, which produces MKGYFFTGFPGFICQELVRELLLTKKNVTNVFLLVLPTQKSVSVPIIQTYHQQFPHTTFHLIEGDITQPNLNMSSEDQKLVKKETNYVYHLAAIYDLAVKKEIAYQVNVNGTKQVVEWLKKLPNLERFIYFSTAYVAGKREGKLLETELIHEASFKNYYEETKYLAEIIVDREKDHLPITIIRPGIVKGHSQTGETSKFDGPYLMLNFLHSLRFLPLIPHLGKGEAEFNVVPIDYIVKSTCYLTHSDRALGKTLHLTNPEPITIREAYTVLMEKFLKKAPTGSIPLPLAKTFLRVPTARKWLKVEREALDYFTWKGSFDCREARRILGDADINCPSFHITADMMVKYYNEHKYDQMKHIHIS
- a CDS encoding alpha/beta-type small acid-soluble spore protein produces the protein MARSNKLLVPGIEQALDQIKYEIAQEFGVSLGSDTAARSNGSVGGEITKRLVAQAQSQMNGK